A region from the Arachis ipaensis cultivar K30076 chromosome B01, Araip1.1, whole genome shotgun sequence genome encodes:
- the LOC107606331 gene encoding uncharacterized protein LOC107606331: protein MDVGNGRTIKFWEDIWLPSGRLKEMFPRLFSVSNLTGSVIGECGFWDGLEWIWSFQWRRELFQWELELLHQLHEVMQKAALPEEITSYSFTSAIWRGFAPPRVELFSWFVLVERVNTKERLCKLGVIDQHDNMCVLCVWCAWLFALGRIWAMPGTIKQHFESWSNASQRKNERRRWLIGFFTVIWAIWIERNGRVFNNKGSGVMEIINRSFMLSDEWLGGEPPGR from the exons ATGGATGTAGGAAATGGCAGAACAATCAAGTTCTGGGAGGATATCTGGTTGCCTAGTGGAAGGTTGAAAGAGATGTTCCCAAGACTTTTCTCGGTCTCAAATCTCACAGGATCTGTTATAGGAGAGtgcgggttttgggatgggttagaatGGATCTGGAGTTTCCAGTGGAGGAGAGAATTATTTCAGTGGGAGCTGGAGCTCTTACACCAACTCCATGAG GTAATGCAGAAAGCAGCACTCCCGGAGGAAATTACGAGCTATAGCTTCACTAGCGCTATTTGGAGGGGTTTTGCTCCACCAAGGGTTGAGTTATTTTCATGGTTTGTTTTGGTTGAGAGGGTGAATACTAAGGAGAGGCTATGCAAATTAGGAGTCATTGACCAGCATGATAATATGTGTGTTTTATGT gtgtggtgtgcatggCTATTCGCTCTTGGAAGGATATGGGCTATGCCGGGTACAATAAAGCAACATTTTGAGAGCTGGTCGAATGCTTCACAAAGAAAGAATGAGCGGAGGCGGTGGTTGATTGGGTTTTTTACTGTTATCTGGGCAATTTGGATAGAAAGGAATGGTAGAGTCTTCAATAATAAAGGCTCAGGGGTGATGGAAATAATAAACAGATCCTTTATGCTCTCCGATGAGTGGCTTGGTGGTGAACCTCCTGGtcgttga